One genomic segment of Plasmodium vivax chromosome 9, whole genome shotgun sequence includes these proteins:
- a CDS encoding dynamin-like protein, putative (encoded by transcript PVX_092875A) — MESSMYNNLRKLITVIDELRDIGLQKYINLPRICVVGTQSSGKSSVLESIVGLDFLPRGEGIVTRRPIEFRLIHIKEDSEVKHWAIFEDDKSRKFTDFNQVREHINNLTDEIAGKNKGIIDEPIVLNIYSTSCPDLSLIDLPGITRVPLKNSDQTDDIERLTREMAFRYVKDPRTIILAVLPANADMSTSDALQIARKVDPKGLRTIGVITKIDLMDKGADASKMLMNDEITLRLGYTGVVNRSTADIKSGKSIAQSLKDELAFFQTHPVYRKLPPTLYGTTSLTDKLTKVLLRHIKNFLPDIKVEINDKIRLINDKLYELGTNVPLDATKKTQLLWSMITDYCEIFKNTLKGKYDKRLQVFIENNDIICGLKVRSIFNEFLDEYVGKNVTSELSDNDIDDAICLHEGDSLPGFPSPDTFEFLILPHLKKINAPVFNCLDKVSQTLEILSQKIANRVLTRFPKLSEQVLDLSQTILLREKENTHNILENFIDAETNYLFTNDSSYLIEHGSIINANEDDQNNESGSQDYNSQQRSQNKRQQSNLSSSNVDNNNMQSKYYSNMMSEQDYITGKAAKFVNTAQKSVMNMWNAKEKKKTRYNAQFIQEIRRRLDCYFNIVLRNVRDSVPKIIGYFLIRKLQEKMQFELYSDLNSEQKLYDLLNEPPHVVKEREHLNRQLDILKKANQVLLKDPNITSINLDLFDANYEQDLIEFQKSLKSGGAPSSAQAYKQTVGSQGSMHSLGEGSSISKRNPMMQNRNASPSSMNSNMMKPSGMLNQKMPSSTYMQQNLLNDSKGKHLFEKEPMKKKVQYNPLFD; from the exons aTGGAGTCGAGCATGTACAACAACCTGCGGAAGCTCATCACGGTGATCGACGAGCTGAGGGACATCGGGCTGCAGAAGTACATCAACCTGCCGCGCATCTGCGTGGTGGGGACGCAGAGCAGTGGCAAGAGCAGCGTGCTGGAGTCGATCGTGGGGCTGGACTTCCTGCCCAGAGGAGAAGGCATAGTCACCAGGAGGCCCATAGAATTCAGGCTCATCCACATAAAGGAGGACAGCGAAGTAAAGCACTGGGCCATATTCGAAGATGACAAAAGTAGGAAGTTCACGGATTTTAACCAAGTGAGGGAACACATAAACAATTTGACGGACGAAATAGCTGGAAAGAACAAAGGAATTATAGACGAGCCAATTGTTCTAAATATCTATTCGACGAGCTGCCCGGATTTATCTCTCATAGACCTTCCAGGGATCACTAGAGTGCCTCTAAAGAATTCAGACCAAACAGATGATATAGAAAGGCTAACGAGAGAAATGGCTTTTCGCTATGTGAAAGATCCTAGGACGATTATCCTCGCCGTGCTGCCTGCCAATGCAGATATGTCCACAAGTGATGCTCTGCAAATCGCGAGGAAAGTTGACCCAAAGGGGTTGAGGACCATAGGGGTAATTACCAAAATTGATTTAATGGACAAAGGAGCAGATGCAAGTAAGATGCTAATGAACGACGAAATAACGCTGAGGTTAGGCTACACAGGAGTGGTGAACCGATCTACAGCGGATATAAAAAGTGGAAAGTCAATCGCGCAATCGTTGAAGGACGAGTTGGCATTTTTCCAAACACACCCAGTGTATAGGAAGTTACCTCCCACACTCTACGGAACGACTTCACTCACGGATAAGTTAACCAAAGTGCTCCTCAGACATATCAAAAATTTCCTCCCAGATATTAAAGTCGAGataaatgacaaaattagACTCATCAATGATAAGCTATACGAACTGGGCACCAACGTCCCTCTAGACGCAACGAAGAAGACGCAACTCCTTTGGTCCATGATCACAGATTATtgcgaaatatttaaaaataccCTAAAGGGGAAATACGATAAGCGGTTACAAGTCTTCATAGAAAATAATGACATCATTTGTGGGCTCAAAGTGAGAAGCATTTTTAACGAATTCTTAGATGAGTACGTGGGGAAAAATGTTACAAGTGAGTTGAGCGATAACGATATTGATGATGCCATTTGCCTACATGAAGGGGATAGCTTGCCGGGTTTCCCATCCCCAGATACCTTTGAATTTTTAATCCTAccccatttgaaaaaaattaacgcaCCAGTGTTTAACTGTCTAGATAAGGTTAGCCAAACGTTAGAAATTCTATcgcaaaaaattgccaatcGGGTGTTGACCAGATTTCCAAAGCTATCCGAGCAGGTCCTCGATTTATCCCAAACCATCCTCCtcagggaaaaggaaaacactcACAATATACTCGAAAATTTCATCGACGCGGAGACGAATTATCTATTCACGAATGATTCCTCCTACCTCATCGAACATGGCAGCATAATCAACGCGAATGAAGATGACCAGAACAACGAAAGTGGGAGCCAAGACTATAACTCCCAACAGAGGTCCCAAAACAAAAGGCAGCAATCTAATCTGTCCAGCTCAAACgtagataataataatatgcaaAGTAAGTACTACTCTAATATGATGAGCGAACAGGACTACATCACTGGGAAGGCTGCCAAATTTGTGAACACAGCTCAGAAATCAGTTATGAATATGTGGAATGctaaggagaaaaaaaagaccagATATAATGCGCAGTTTATTCAAGAAATTAGGAGAAGGTTAGACTGCTACTTTAATATTGTCCTACGCAATGTGAGAGATAGTGTGCCTAAAATTATTGGCTACTTCCTCATCAGGAAACTtcaagaaaaaatgcaattcgAATTGTACTCTGATTTAAACAGTGAGCAGAAACTCTATGACTTGTTAAATGAACCCCCTCATGTGGTTAAAGAAAGGGAACACCTCAATAGGCAGCTCGATATTCTGAAGAAAGCCAACCAGGTTCTTCTTAAAGATCCCAATATCACCTCCATCAACTTGGACCTCTTCGACGCTAATTATGAGCAGGACTTGATCGAATTCCAGAAGAGCCTAAAATCCGGCGGCGCGCCATCCTCCGCCCAGGCGTACAAGCAAACTGTTGGCTCGCAGGGCAGCATGCACAGCCTGGGAGAGGGATCCTCCATCAG CAAGCGCAACCCGATGATGCAAAACCGGAACGCCTCGCCCAGCTCCATGAACTCAAACATGATGAAACCCAGCGGCATGCTAAATCAGAAGATGCCCTCCTCGACCTACATGCAGCAGAATCTGCTCAACG ATTCCAAGGGAAAGCACTTGTTCGAAAAGGAGCCcatgaagaaaaag GTGCAGTACAACCCCCTGTTCGATTAG